In Elaeis guineensis isolate ETL-2024a chromosome 1, EG11, whole genome shotgun sequence, a genomic segment contains:
- the LOC105035878 gene encoding LOW QUALITY PROTEIN: uncharacterized protein (The sequence of the model RefSeq protein was modified relative to this genomic sequence to represent the inferred CDS: substituted 2 bases at 2 genomic stop codons), which translates to MARKKEEADVRSYSNWKNLVMLNHFLRPKVLGNVGVPLIDSITFEEEDIYMHPPMELFGSELAWKHKFFLTNQLRNQPRANRAHAKARGGYXLRTKKHELMKEIDGTCMGSIVXLVFNKGIYIKDSKKTNWHMNEYVIFEEQPLKSNDLQDDN; encoded by the exons atggctagaaagaaagaagaagcggatGTTAGAAGCTATTCTAACTGGAAGAACCTCGTGATGTTGAACCATTTCCTTCGGCCCAAGGTGCTTGGCAATGTTGGCGTACCCCTCATCGACAGCATTACCTTCGAGGAGGAGGACATCTACATGCACCCCCCGATGGAGCTCTTTg GATCTGAGCTTGCATGGAAGCATAAGTTTTTCCTCACCAACCAGCTTCGGAATCAACCCAGAGCAAATAGGGCCCATGCAAAGGCCAGGGGTGGATACTAGCTAAGAACTAAAAAGCATGAGCTCATGAAGGAGATCGATGGCACATGTATGGGATCCATCGTATAGCTTGTCTTCAACAAGGGAATCTACATTAAAGACAGTAAGAAAACCAATTGGCACATGAATGAATACGTGATATTTGAAGAGCAGCCACTCAAGAGTAATGATCTTCAAGATGACAACTAG